One segment of Pseudomonas pohangensis DNA contains the following:
- a CDS encoding Na+/H+ antiporter subunit G: protein MSNWIEALVAVFLLLGSAFTLIGAIGLYRLPDFFTRLHGPTKATTLGVGSMVIGSMIYFSTLQGSLSLHEVLITVFLFITAPVSAHMLAKAAMQRKVPVKPGTSGEPWE from the coding sequence GTGAGTAACTGGATCGAGGCGCTGGTGGCGGTATTTCTGCTGCTCGGTAGTGCATTCACCCTGATCGGTGCCATCGGCTTGTATCGCCTGCCGGACTTTTTCACCCGTCTGCACGGGCCGACCAAGGCAACCACCCTCGGTGTGGGCAGCATGGTGATTGGTTCGATGATCTACTTCAGTACCTTGCAGGGCAGCCTGAGCCTGCATGAGGTGCTGATTACCGTGTTTCTGTTCATCACCGCTCCGGTCAGTGCGCACATGCTGGCCAAGGCGGCCATGCAACGCAAAGTACCGGTCAAGCCGGGCACCAGCGGTGAGCCCTGGGAATAG
- a CDS encoding DMT family transporter, whose protein sequence is MFTQRWLAFACLTLAMALWGSSFIALKIAFVELTPMWVIFARMAIGSLIFLLAWRWRGQLAYRAGDWKYLLGLAVCEPCLYFIFEAMALQNTTAAQAGMITALLPLLVAIGAYFTLGERITRLILLGFLLAVTGAVWMSMTGSSDASAPDPLLGNFYEFLAMLCATGYTLLLKHLSTRYSAFALTAMQAFVGALFFLPLALTVEPVPHEISLQGLLAVLYLGIVVTVVAYGLFNFGVGRLPASQASGFVNLIPVFTLIFALLILDERLNAQQLAGGVLVFAGVALSQWRRKPVLPAGVLD, encoded by the coding sequence ATGTTCACGCAGCGCTGGCTGGCCTTTGCCTGCCTGACCCTGGCCATGGCGCTGTGGGGCAGCTCCTTCATCGCCCTGAAAATCGCCTTTGTCGAGTTGACCCCGATGTGGGTGATCTTTGCCCGCATGGCAATTGGCAGCCTGATTTTCCTGCTGGCCTGGCGCTGGCGCGGACAGCTTGCCTATCGCGCCGGTGACTGGAAATACCTGCTCGGGCTGGCAGTATGCGAGCCCTGCCTGTATTTCATCTTCGAGGCCATGGCCTTGCAGAACACCACGGCGGCGCAGGCGGGCATGATCACCGCGCTGTTGCCGTTGCTGGTGGCCATTGGTGCCTATTTCACCCTGGGCGAGCGCATTACCCGGCTGATTCTGCTCGGTTTTCTGCTGGCAGTGACTGGCGCGGTGTGGATGAGCATGACCGGTAGCAGCGATGCGTCGGCGCCCGATCCGCTGCTGGGCAATTTCTACGAGTTTCTCGCCATGCTCTGCGCAACCGGCTACACGCTGTTGCTCAAGCATCTGTCGACGCGCTATTCGGCCTTTGCCCTGACCGCCATGCAGGCGTTTGTCGGTGCACTGTTTTTCCTGCCGCTGGCGCTGACGGTGGAGCCCGTGCCGCACGAGATCAGCCTGCAGGGGCTGCTGGCCGTGCTCTATCTGGGCATCGTGGTGACGGTGGTTGCCTATGGCCTGTTCAACTTCGGGGTTGGCCGTTTGCCGGCCAGCCAGGCCTCCGGTTTCGTCAACCTGATCCCGGTATTCACCCTGATCTTTGCGTTGCTGATTCTCGACGAGCGCTTGAACGCGCAACAGCTGGCAGGTGGTGTGCTGGTATTTGCCGGAGTGGCGCTGAGCCAGTGGCGGCGCAAGCCGGTACTGCCCGCTGGCGTACTGGATTAA